One window from the genome of Paenibacillus azoreducens encodes:
- a CDS encoding invasin domain 3-containing protein codes for MKVLKQGKRWTAALLIIALIVSGLPWERSVFADDTAVLDQEQTKSEGNGWVNRDYPKYQTFTPSVTGKLGRIELNIFDSFGATGALRVVLYKEGDLSKPLGSAELASFGSGWATIDFSGESPYLKRNTMYRMVVSTEFGQPSGFGWYMAGGDPYKGGSSAAPGYDFAFKTYMVPDYSLSPAESGIASADSSLAADGTSQTTITVKLKDAQGNDITSGAPEVAMTTTAGAISAVTNHHNGTYTATLTAPKTVGTATISASIDGQAMEHTASVRFVPGPPSLQISMIEMGAASLPADGTSQTPVAVKLKDAQGNDVTSAGAVVAITSTAGTVSAVTDNKNGTYTAILTAPTKVGTATVSASISGQAMEQTASVQFLSGPPSLQTSMVEAADSFLPADGTSQTAISVKLKDAQGNDVTSGGTDVVITATAGIVSAVTDNQNGTYTAILTAPTTVGAATISASIGGQAVEQTANVQFVSGEVSASHSTMTASDLVVQADGSSKASITVKLNDEFDHPLAGKRVLLQDDGGRSVIHEVNGVTDENGLAIFEVTNTAAENVTFLAKEETSGVTLDQTVSIKFTYEQPPGIELQADPVTSTFESVTVTVKAAAYGEFNSISAIKWAEGNHPVSYFETEGTEIENHFTVQQNGIFSIYVRDAAGNANVSLIEIANIVPRSSNANLAFWQLTGVGGLVNFKFDPEKTNYSVGAAYPVHGVKMILKAENTYAAVSVNGVEVNGGTLTDEYPLQLGSNKFEVEVKAQDGSIKTYTLTVVRSAESTEPGSNPNPNPNPGPGPSPNSGPSSGSYSGGAPNAELPSNTAPSGNPIAVWINEQKVSGIASRQPAANGTNFTEVLLDIKTIKKVLDARSAADSELSVSIANEPGKVAFRIPVETAKLLGEKAVIMLKTKEGQYRLPLAEVVKQEPDWTKDGEVQITIEPGQAKAVTGLQKAADQGDLQLVGEPVLFHMYVQNHGSKKEVPSFKHFVERVVYLPGENAKVSTAAVWDPKQGIRPVPTKFIKVDGRQAAFIHSFTNGAFVLIYKTPKLTDIQGHWAAADIEDMNSRMIVQGIDGSRFAPEAVMTRAELAALLARSMGLPEKEGGREFQDVTESSWYSGAIEAMKANGMMDGFKDGAIKPNQPVSRQEAIVMIVRAMQLMNGHPGTNAAGVMVDLERYTDHDQISNWASEAIRIAIDGGLVKGDGNALHPQKPVTRAETTALLYRMLLKAGFIDGDRAQ; via the coding sequence ATGAAGGTGTTGAAACAGGGGAAGCGATGGACTGCCGCCCTGCTGATTATTGCATTGATTGTGTCGGGATTACCTTGGGAGAGGTCTGTTTTCGCTGACGATACGGCTGTCTTGGATCAAGAGCAGACAAAATCCGAAGGGAATGGTTGGGTGAATCGTGATTACCCGAAATATCAGACATTTACGCCATCCGTAACCGGAAAACTGGGCAGGATTGAACTCAATATATTCGACAGCTTTGGTGCGACTGGAGCTCTTCGGGTAGTGTTATATAAGGAAGGAGATCTTTCGAAGCCGCTGGGATCTGCGGAGTTGGCCTCATTCGGGTCAGGTTGGGCAACGATCGATTTTTCCGGTGAATCGCCTTATTTGAAGAGAAATACGATGTATCGGATGGTCGTATCCACTGAATTCGGACAACCTTCGGGTTTCGGCTGGTACATGGCCGGTGGTGATCCCTATAAAGGGGGTTCCTCTGCGGCTCCCGGATATGATTTTGCTTTCAAGACCTATATGGTCCCGGACTATTCGTTATCCCCGGCCGAGAGCGGGATCGCAAGCGCGGATTCGAGCCTGGCCGCCGACGGAACAAGCCAGACGACGATCACCGTAAAGCTGAAGGACGCGCAGGGGAATGACATAACAAGCGGAGCGCCTGAAGTTGCCATGACCACGACGGCAGGTGCCATCAGCGCCGTAACGAATCATCACAACGGAACGTACACGGCGACGCTGACCGCTCCCAAGACGGTTGGCACCGCAACGATCAGCGCAAGCATCGACGGCCAAGCGATGGAGCACACGGCAAGCGTGCGGTTCGTACCTGGACCGCCGTCACTTCAGATTAGCATGATTGAAATGGGAGCCGCTTCTTTGCCTGCCGACGGGACAAGCCAAACGCCGGTCGCCGTGAAGCTGAAGGATGCGCAGGGGAATGACGTAACAAGCGCGGGCGCTGTGGTTGCCATCACCTCAACGGCAGGTACCGTCAGCGCCGTAACGGATAACAAAAACGGAACGTATACGGCGATATTGACGGCTCCAACAAAGGTAGGCACCGCGACGGTCAGCGCGAGCATAAGCGGCCAAGCGATGGAGCAAACGGCGAGCGTACAGTTCTTGTCAGGGCCGCCGTCCCTTCAAACAAGTATGGTTGAAGCAGCGGACTCTTTTCTGCCTGCAGACGGGACAAGCCAAACGGCGATCAGCGTGAAGCTGAAGGACGCGCAGGGAAATGACGTAACAAGCGGCGGGACTGATGTTGTCATTACTGCGACGGCAGGTATCGTCAGTGCAGTAACGGACAACCAAAACGGAACGTACACGGCGATATTGACGGCTCCAACGACGGTAGGCGCCGCGACGATCAGCGCAAGCATCGGCGGCCAAGCGGTGGAGCAAACGGCGAATGTGCAGTTCGTGTCGGGAGAGGTAAGTGCTTCCCATTCGACAATGACCGCCAGCGATCTTGTCGTACAAGCGGATGGAAGCAGTAAAGCGTCGATTACCGTCAAACTTAATGATGAATTTGATCATCCGCTCGCCGGAAAACGGGTGCTGCTGCAAGACGATGGCGGGCGGTCCGTTATTCATGAGGTCAATGGGGTGACCGATGAGAACGGACTTGCCATATTTGAGGTTACCAATACGGCGGCGGAAAATGTGACTTTTCTTGCAAAGGAGGAAACCAGCGGCGTGACGCTGGACCAAACCGTAAGCATCAAATTTACTTATGAGCAGCCTCCGGGTATTGAACTGCAAGCGGATCCCGTAACCTCGACATTTGAAAGTGTTACGGTTACGGTAAAGGCCGCCGCCTATGGCGAGTTCAACAGCATATCGGCTATCAAATGGGCTGAAGGAAATCATCCTGTCTCCTATTTCGAGACGGAGGGAACGGAAATAGAGAATCATTTCACCGTACAGCAAAACGGGATTTTTTCTATCTATGTGCGCGATGCGGCAGGCAACGCGAACGTTAGCCTGATCGAAATCGCAAATATTGTTCCGAGGAGCAGCAACGCGAATCTGGCGTTTTGGCAGCTGACAGGAGTAGGAGGATTGGTAAACTTCAAGTTTGATCCGGAAAAAACGAATTATTCGGTCGGGGCGGCATATCCGGTACATGGCGTAAAAATGATACTGAAGGCGGAGAATACTTACGCTGCCGTTTCCGTGAATGGGGTAGAGGTAAATGGCGGAACGTTAACCGATGAGTATCCCCTTCAGCTTGGCAGCAACAAGTTTGAGGTTGAGGTCAAGGCACAAGACGGCTCCATTAAAACATATACGCTCACCGTGGTTCGTTCAGCTGAAAGCACGGAACCCGGCTCCAATCCAAACCCAAACCCAAATCCAGGCCCTGGTCCGAGCCCTAATTCAGGCCCCAGCTCTGGTTCCTATTCTGGGGGAGCTCCGAATGCCGAGCTTCCATCAAACACTGCGCCATCCGGCAACCCGATCGCGGTTTGGATCAATGAGCAAAAGGTATCCGGCATTGCCTCGCGGCAGCCAGCAGCCAATGGGACGAACTTCACTGAAGTTCTTTTAGATATCAAAACAATAAAAAAGGTACTCGATGCACGTTCCGCTGCAGACTCTGAGCTTTCGGTTTCCATCGCTAACGAGCCGGGCAAAGTCGCTTTCCGGATCCCCGTTGAAACGGCGAAACTCCTTGGAGAGAAGGCTGTAATCATGCTGAAGACCAAGGAAGGCCAATATCGATTGCCTTTGGCCGAAGTAGTGAAGCAAGAGCCGGATTGGACAAAGGACGGGGAAGTTCAAATCACGATTGAACCTGGCCAAGCGAAAGCGGTGACCGGGCTGCAAAAGGCGGCGGATCAAGGAGATTTACAGCTTGTAGGTGAGCCGGTTCTTTTTCATATGTATGTGCAGAATCACGGCTCCAAAAAAGAAGTCCCCAGCTTCAAACATTTCGTGGAGAGGGTCGTTTACTTGCCGGGCGAGAACGCCAAAGTTTCAACGGCTGCAGTTTGGGACCCTAAGCAAGGGATACGTCCGGTGCCGACGAAATTCATTAAAGTGGATGGGCGCCAAGCTGCTTTCATTCACAGCTTCACGAACGGCGCGTTTGTGCTGATATACAAAACTCCGAAGCTAACGGATATACAAGGTCATTGGGCTGCGGCCGATATCGAAGACATGAACAGCAGAATGATTGTTCAAGGCATAGACGGAAGCCGATTCGCCCCTGAGGCTGTCATGACACGAGCTGAATTGGCCGCATTGCTTGCCAGATCCATGGGATTGCCTGAAAAAGAGGGCGGTCGGGAATTCCAAGACGTAACTGAATCAAGCTGGTACAGCGGCGCGATCGAAGCCATGAAAGCCAATGGCATGATGGATGGCTTCAAGGATGGAGCAATTAAACCGAATCAGCCGGTGTCCCGGCAGGAGGCGATCGTGATGATCGTTCGGGCGATGCAGCTGATGAATGGCCATCCGGGAACAAATGCCGCCGGAGTCATGGTTGATCTGGAACGTTACACGGATCATGATCAAATTAGCAATTGGGCAAGCGAAGCTATTCGGATCGCCATTGACGGAGGGTTGGTGAAGGGTGACGGGAATGCGCTGCATCCGCAGAAACCGGTAACCCGCGCCGAAACGACGGCGCTTTTGTACCGAATGCTGCTCAAAGCGGGATTTATTGACGGGGACCGAGCCCAATAA
- a CDS encoding DUF4261 domain-containing protein, which yields MLEQEKDFGFARVYGVELKYKQPPKLDRNMLYEKMEHYTGKVDRKEQQNPDTAGLAVWEANNQELLHFFHLNYMVEYAQGEMPAQTSLVDTESRPVTDYETAIQQSWHWREAAQIVSECEHSLLLIDMMASGLDPKSRLQLFTGSLRAVLETAPCDAIYFRESDKLVEPSAYLAAIEEGELLYGALNIRFYNVEGTGSGRPEGLMDSLGLAALGIPDVQCHYYDLEPDEVAGNLLNIAYYLFDRGDVISDGETVGFTEEMRWRCEHQYALAAPHRVVIDIDPGEPYYAGRQGAEQS from the coding sequence ATGCTTGAACAGGAAAAAGACTTCGGTTTTGCCCGGGTGTACGGTGTGGAGCTAAAATACAAGCAGCCGCCAAAGCTGGACCGCAACATGCTTTACGAGAAGATGGAACATTACACGGGTAAAGTGGATCGCAAAGAACAGCAAAATCCAGACACTGCGGGACTTGCTGTGTGGGAAGCGAACAATCAGGAATTGCTGCATTTTTTCCATCTGAATTATATGGTTGAATACGCGCAAGGCGAAATGCCGGCGCAAACCAGCCTGGTGGATACGGAAAGCCGCCCGGTCACGGACTATGAAACGGCCATTCAGCAGTCCTGGCATTGGCGGGAGGCAGCTCAAATCGTGAGTGAGTGCGAGCACTCGCTGCTGTTGATCGACATGATGGCATCGGGACTTGATCCCAAATCGCGGCTGCAGCTGTTTACCGGTTCCCTGCGGGCGGTGCTGGAAACAGCGCCCTGCGACGCAATCTATTTCCGGGAAAGCGACAAGCTCGTCGAGCCTAGCGCTTATCTGGCGGCGATTGAAGAAGGTGAGCTGTTATATGGTGCGCTGAACATACGTTTTTATAATGTTGAAGGCACCGGCAGCGGCCGCCCGGAAGGTCTGATGGATTCATTGGGACTCGCCGCGCTGGGCATTCCTGATGTTCAGTGTCATTATTACGATCTGGAGCCAGATGAAGTAGCCGGTAATTTGCTCAATATCGCCTATTATTTATTTGACCGCGGAGACGTTATTTCCGACGGGGAGACGGTTGGTTTCACCGAAGAGATGCGCTGGCGCTGCGAGCACCAATACGCGCTGGCCGCGCCGCACCGGGTTGTCATCGATATAGATCCGGGAGAGCCTTATTATGCCGGCAGACAGGGCGCAGAACAGTCATAA